A single Lolium perenne isolate Kyuss_39 chromosome 6, Kyuss_2.0, whole genome shotgun sequence DNA region contains:
- the LOC127310748 gene encoding uncharacterized protein, whose product MEPPRSLQRVQQLAGPLAALSRFIAKLGEKALPFYQLMKKSEKFEWTAEAQDAFDKLKKVLSTSPVLVTPRDKEPMLLYIAATVQDVSSVLVVEREEEGRVHGVQRPVYYLSEVLTPAKQRYPHHQKLAYAVWRAAWKLRHYFAEHPIVVVSEAPLKNILTNPEATGRVSQWAIELAPHDITYVNRTAIKSQILPDFLVDWIQSQISAAPDMSGSWTMYFDGSKRSSGAGAGVVLISPQGDKMRYVLRMNFLLPTNNEAEYAALLHGMRMAKACGATHLDIYGDSNLIVQQSMNLCDAISDNMIAYRQMYQSMEAKFEGCELKHIGRASNEEADALANIGSTCSPILDGVFYEVITQRSIKVQTLAAPEISATGVGATSHEAAEDVITGSNQQVLLLEPLWTEPFLAYLMEQRLPDDPVEAKRIMHRSKAYTVVDGDLYKRSISGIFQRCIAIDDGNALLREIHEGTCGHHASSRALVAKAFRAGFYWPTAAADARDLVRKCDPCQRFAPKPHAPATDLMTIPLAWPFAQWGLDQVGPLPKSSPGGHTHLLVVVDKFTKWIEDIPVMNQTAKTAVKFFRGITCRFGVPHSIITDNGTNFDSKEFHQFCDNNGIKLKFASVAHPQTNRQVERINGLICDGIKKRLMGVAGAWVEELPSVLWSLRTMPNRPTQYTPFFLVYGAEAVLPADVRFEAPRVAAYTETTSVHALQDAVDLLDEARDIALARTTVYQQAIRNYHIRRVRNRGFRVGDLVLRLKQERSLKLKSPWEGPFIVT is encoded by the coding sequence atgGAGCCACCCAGAAGTTTACAGcgagtgcagcagttggcaggaccTTTGGCAGCTCTTAGTAGGTTCATTGCAAAACTAGGAGAAAAGGCCTTACCATTCTACCaactgatgaaaaaatctgaaaaatttgAGTGGACAGCAGAAGCGCAAGACGCCTTCGACAAACTGAAAAAGGTCCTGTCGACCTCTCCAGTTCTCGTAACACCAAGGGATAAGGAGCCAATGCTACTTTATATAGCTGCAACTGTTCAAGACGTCAGCTCCGTCCTCGTCGTCGAACGcgaagaagaaggaagagtacATGGCGTGCAACGCCCCGTTTATTACCTCAGTGAGGTCCTCACACCCGCGAAGCAGCGATACCCTCAccatcagaagctggcatatgcagtatggagggCAGCATGGAAATTACGGCATTACTTTGCAGAACACCCAATTGTTGTCGTCTCAGAAGCTCCATTGAAAAACATACTCACCAATCCAGAAGCGACAGGCAGGGTatctcaatgggctatcgagtTAGCACCGCACGATATTACCTACGTCAATCGAACAGCAATCAAATCCCAGATCCTTCccgatttcttggttgattggatACAGTCGCAAATCTCAGCAGCACCCGATATGTCGGGTTCATGGACAATGTACTTTGACGGGTCTAAGCGCAGTTCAGGTGCAGGAGCGGGAGTAGTGCTAATCTCGCCACAAGGAGACAAAATGAGATATGTTCTAAGGATGAACTTTTTGTTACCAACAAATAATGAAGCAGAGTACGCAGCATTACTACACGGTATGCGTATGGCCAAGGCATGTGGAGCTACTCATTTAGATATTTACGGAGATTCGAACCTCATagtacagcagtcgatgaatCTGTGTGATGCTATTAGTGACAACATGATAGCCTATCGCCAGATGTACCAGTCAATGGAAGCTAAATTCGAAGGCTGCGAGTTAAAACATATTGGCAgggccagcaacgaggaagccgatgcTCTGGCTAATATCGGTTCCACATGTTCTCCTATACTAGATGGAGTCTTCTATGAAGTCATCACTCAAAGGTCTATCAAAGTACAAACTTTGGCAGCTCCAGAAATATCGGCTACTGGCGTAGGGGCTACGTCCCATGAAGCTGCCGAAGATGTCATTACTGGATCTAACCAGCAAGTCCTTCTCCTTGAACCTTTATGGACTGAACCTTTCTTGGCATACCTGATGGAGCAAAGGTTACCGGATGATCCAGTAGAAGCAAAACGCATCATGCACCGGTCTAAAGCATACACCGTGGTCGATGGCGACCTCTACAAACGAAGTATCTCTGGCATCTTTCAGCGGTGCATCGCCATCGATGATGGAAATGCTCTATTGCGTGAAATACACGAAGGGACATGTGGCCATCATGCCAGTAGCAGAGCACTTGTAGCCAAAGCTTTtagagcaggattctattggccaACAGCGGCAGCCGATGCAAGGGACTTAGTTCGGAAATGTGATCCTTGCCAACGTTTTGCGCCAAAGCCTCATGCACCCGCCACAGATTTGATGACAATACCTCTGGCCTGGCCTTTTGCACAATGGGGACTTGATCAAGTTGGTCCGCTGCCGAAATCATCACCTGGTGGCCATACTCATCTACTAGTCgtagtcgataaattcaccaaatggattGAGGATATACCAGTCATGAATCAGACAGCCAAAACCGCTGTCAAATTCTTCAGAGGAATAACTTGTCGTTTTGGTGTGCCTCATAGCATCATTACAGACAATGGAACTAATTTTGATTCTAAGGAATTCCACCAATTCTGTGACAACAATGGTATCAAGCTCAAATTTGCTTCGGTTGCACATCCTCAGACCAACAGGcaagtggaaaggatcaatggcctAATATGCGACGGTATCAAAAAGCGCCTCATGGGTGTagctggagcttgggtcgaagaattACCATCAGTACTCTGGAGTTTGCGGACTATGCCAAATAGGCCTACGCAATATACTCCGTTCTTCCTTGtctacggagccgaagcagttttgCCAGCCGATGTTCGCTTTGAAGCACCACGGGTGGCTGCATATACAGAGACAACTTCAGTTCACGCATTACAAGATGCTGTAGATCTTCTTGATGAGGCTCGAGACATCGCCCTAGCCCGAACAACAGTATATCAGCAAGCAATACGGAACTACCACATTCGAAGAGTCCGCAATCGAGGATTTAGAGTTGGTGATTTAGTATTACGGCTGAAGCAAGAAAGATCCTTGAAACtgaaatctccatgggaagggccgTTCATCGTCACCTAA
- the LOC139832298 gene encoding uncharacterized protein: MPGNNGTALTVHGSFSRSDNCDREFQKIASKFGVREELNAIDAITDHTQPPADNRNTRPDKFDITKEAKKHQAQPISGACKLASESRLAIQNQAVSKCFFGVPGGQVLWYFISARGIEANPLNIKAVLDMEPPRSLQQVQQLAGPLAALSRFIAKLGEKALPFYQLMKKSEKFEWTAEAQDAFDKLKKVLSTTPVLVTPRDKEPMLLYIAATVQVVSSVLAVEREEEGRVHGVQRPVYYLSEVLTPAKQRYPHHQKLAYAVWRAARKLRHYFAEQPIVVISEAPLKNILTNPEATCRVSQWAIELAPHDITYVNRTTIKSQILPDFLVDWIQSQISAAPDMSGSWKMYFDGSKRSSGAGAGVVLISPQGDKMRYVLRMNFLLPTNNEAEYEALLHGMRMAKACGATRLDIYGDLNLVVQQSMNLCDAISDNMIAYRQMYQSMEAKFEGCELKHIGRASNEEADALANIGSTCSPIPDGVFYEVITQRSIKVQTLAAPEISATDAGATSREAAEDVITGSNQQVLLLEPLWIEPFLAYLMEQRLSDDPVEAKRIVRRSKAYTVVDGDLYK; encoded by the exons atgccaggcaacaatgggACAGCTTTAACTGTTCACGGGAGTTTTTCTCGTTCTGATAACTGCGATAGGgaatttcagaagatcgcctccaagTTTGGAGTCAGGGAGGAGCTCAATGCAATCGATGCAATCACTGATCATACACAACCACCTGCTGATAATCGAAACACCAGACCCGACAAGTTCGACATCACGAAGGAAGCAAAGAAGCATCAA GCGCAACCTATCAGCggtgcatgcaagcttgcctcgGAGAGCAGATTGGCC atacaaaatcaagcTGTCAGCAAGTGtttcttcggggtgccaggagGCCAAGTACTTTGGTACTTTATTTCAGCAAGAGGAATAGAAGCAAATCCCTTAAACATTAAAGCTGTTCTTGATATGGAGCCACCCAGAAGTCTAcagcaagtgcagcagttggcaggaccTTTGGCAGCTCTTAGTAGGTTCATTGCAAAACTAGGAGAAAAGGCCTTACCATTCTACCaactgatgaaaaaatctgaaaaattcgagtggacagCAGAAGCGCAAGACGCCTTCGACAAACTGAAAAAGGTCCTGTCGACCACTCCAGTTCTCGTAACACCAAGGGATAAGGAGCCAATGCTACTTTATATAGCTGCAACTGTTCAAGTCGTCAGCTCCGTCCTCGCCGTCGAACGtgaagaagaaggaagagtacATGGCGTGCAACGCCCCGTTTATTACCTCAGTGAGGTCCTCACACCCGCGAAGCAGCGATACCCTCAccatcagaagctggcatatgcagtatggagggCAGCACGGAAATTACGGCATTACTTTGCAGAACAGCCAATTGTTGTCATCTCAGAAGCCCCATTGAAAAACATACTCACCAATCCAGAAGCGACATGCAGGGTatctcaatgggctatcgagtTAGCACCGCACGATATTACCTACGTCAATCGAACAACAATCAAATCCCAGATCCTCCccgatttcttggttgattggatCCAGTCGCAAATCTCAGCAGCACCCGATATGTCGGGTTCATGGAAAATGTACTTTGACGGGTCTAAGCGCAGTTCAGGTGCAGGAGCGGGAGTAGTGCTAATCTCGCCACAAGGAGACAAAATGAGATATGTTCTAAGGATGAACTTTTTGTTACCAACAAATAATGAAGCAGAGTACGAAGCATTACTACACGGTATGCGTATGGCCAAGGCATGTGGAGCTACTCGTTTAGATATTTACGGAGATTTGAACCTCGTagtacagcagtcgatgaatCTGTGTGATGCTATTAGTGACAACATGATAGCCTATCGCCAGATGTACCAGTCAATGGAAGCTAAATTCGAAGGCTGCGAGTTAAAACATATTGGCAgggccagcaacgaggaagccgatgcTCTGGCTAATATCGGTTCCACATGTTCTCCTATACCAGATGGAGTCTTCTATGAAGTCATCACTCAAAGGTCTATCAAAGTACAAACTTTGGCAGCTCCAGAAATATCGGCTACTGACGCAGGGGCTACGTCCCGTGAAGCTGCCGAAGATGTCATTACTGGATCTAACCAGCAAGTCCTTCTCCTTGAACCTTTATGGATTGAACCTTTCTTGGCATACCTGATGGAGCAAAGGTTGTCGGATGATCCAGTAGAAGCAAAACGCATCGTGCGCCGGTCTAAAGCATACACCGTGGTCGATGGCGACCTCTACAAATGA